The DNA segment CAAGAGCGGCGCGTCCGGTCGGGTGAAGATGGTGCAGCTGGAGATTTAGGCTTTACACGTCAGGTCTTTTGTCCGTGCAAAGGTCACGCCGGTACCAGCCGCAGGTTAGCTCAGTTGTTATACCCGTAGAGAACGAATAGTGAGTACAAATCAGGTAAGGATTACGAAATGAATCAGGAAGTTAATAAGCAAAAGCGGAGTTTCGAAACACGTCTCATCAGTATAATGATGCTGCTTCTTTGCGCTGCCACTATTGTCAACGGCCAGCAAAGGCAAACGTACGAAATCCAATCACCAGACAAGACGATTGAATTAGTCGTAACGGTTAAGAATGAGATCAGGTATTCCGTGAATGTTGATGGAAAGACAGTTGTCGAGCCTTCACAAATATCCATGACGGTGGGTGATGACCGGGTGCTCGGGCGAAATCCTGAGGTCTCTGATGTCAGGAGGAGTACCGTCGAGCAGGAAATCAGACCTGTGATACCGGAGAAGTTTGCCGTTATTGACGACCACTATAATGAATTGAACATTGCCCTCAAGGGAGATTATTCTGTTATCTTTCGGGCCTACGATAACGGCGTGGCCTACCGTTTCCAAACGAGTTTTGGGGGAAACCTTAAGGTTGTTTCCGAACAAGCGACTTTCAATTTCGCTGGAACCAATCACGTCTATTTTCCTGAGGAAGAAAGCTTTTTCTCTCATAATGAGCGAACCTATCTGCACATGCAACTCGACACCGTTTCCGCCGGACGATTGGCCAGTTTACCGGTTCTGGTTTCAACTACGGGGCCCAAGGTGCTGATTGCCGAGAGTGCATTGCTCGATTATCCGGGCATGTGGGTGAAAAGCAGCGGAAGCAACGCGCTCAAAAGCACATTCTCGCACTACGCACTGGAAAGCCAACTGCAGCCAGACTCAGACAGGGACATGCCGGTTACCAGGTACGCCAACTACATCGCGAAGACAAAAGGGAACCGGAGTTTCCCCTGGAGAATTCTGGCCATTGCAAAGAAAGACGCCGATCTCATTACCAATCAATTGGTCTTTCAACTCGCCGAAGAATTGCGGATTAAAGACCCGTCGTGGATCAGACCAGGAAAGGTGGCATGGGATTGGTGGAACGCCAACAACATCTACGGAGTCGATTTCAGAGCCGGCGTGGATACAAAGACCTACAAGTACTATATCGATTTTGCCTCCAAGTTTGGCATTGAATACATTATTCTGGACGAAGGCTGGTACAAGTTGGGTAACCTCCTGGATGTTGTCCCAGAAATGAATGTGAAAGAGCTTACAGCCTACGGCAAAAAGAAAAATGTGGGGATTATTCTATGGGTGATTTGGAAGACACTGGATGACCAACTTGACGTGGCTCTCGATCAGTTTGAGAAATGGGGTGCGGCTGGCATCAAGGTTGATTTTATGCAACGTGACGATCAGGATATGGTGAATTTCTATTGGAAGGTTGCCGACGAAGCGGCCAAACGAAAGATGCTGGTTGATTTCCACGGTGCCTACAAACCGTCCGGACTGCGCCGGTCTTACCCTAATGTGATCACGCGGGAAGGCGTGAAAGGACTGGAGCACAGTAAGTGGAGCCGGGATATTACTCCGGAACACGATTTGACGCTGCCGTTTATCCGAATGGTGACAGGCCCGATGGATTACACCCCTGGCGCAATGATCAATGCTCAACCGGGCCAGTTCCGCACTACATTTACACGTCCGATGAGCATGGGCACACGTGCTCATCAAGTTGCGATGTACATGATTTATGAAAGTCCGCTGCAAATGATGGCTGATAGTCCAAGCAATTATTTGAAGGAATCAGAGTCCGCGGAATTCATTTCCAGAATACCGACAGTCTGGGAAGATACCCGGGTTTTGGAGGCCAGTGTTGGTGAGTACCTCATTCTTGCCAGGAAAAATGGCAGCTATTGGTATGTCGGTGCCATGACAAATGAAAACGCAAGAGAATTCAACATAGATCTGTCGTT comes from the Candidatus Neomarinimicrobiota bacterium genome and includes:
- a CDS encoding glycoside hydrolase family 97 protein codes for the protein MNQEVNKQKRSFETRLISIMMLLLCAATIVNGQQRQTYEIQSPDKTIELVVTVKNEIRYSVNVDGKTVVEPSQISMTVGDDRVLGRNPEVSDVRRSTVEQEIRPVIPEKFAVIDDHYNELNIALKGDYSVIFRAYDNGVAYRFQTSFGGNLKVVSEQATFNFAGTNHVYFPEEESFFSHNERTYLHMQLDTVSAGRLASLPVLVSTTGPKVLIAESALLDYPGMWVKSSGSNALKSTFSHYALESQLQPDSDRDMPVTRYANYIAKTKGNRSFPWRILAIAKKDADLITNQLVFQLAEELRIKDPSWIRPGKVAWDWWNANNIYGVDFRAGVDTKTYKYYIDFASKFGIEYIILDEGWYKLGNLLDVVPEMNVKELTAYGKKKNVGIILWVIWKTLDDQLDVALDQFEKWGAAGIKVDFMQRDDQDMVNFYWKVADEAAKRKMLVDFHGAYKPSGLRRSYPNVITREGVKGLEHSKWSRDITPEHDLTLPFIRMVTGPMDYTPGAMINAQPGQFRTTFTRPMSMGTRAHQVAMYMIYESPLQMMADSPSNYLKESESAEFISRIPTVWEDTRVLEASVGEYLILARKNGSYWYVGAMTNENAREFNIDLSFLDDSNYSVESIEDGINADRYGSDYRKVTQTISKGGSLTIKLAPGGGWAAILMPES